From a single Cherax quadricarinatus isolate ZL_2023a chromosome 9, ASM3850222v1, whole genome shotgun sequence genomic region:
- the LOC128686086 gene encoding uncharacterized protein, translating into MSAGAAVMDEEGFPIVANVDLCGFYAGSPGHQDQESGERTSQQVVVLRRSPDGSRNQSDMRVFSRSLKTQLDALRYFFTRRELHLHWNFLSSSPNLHLDSPRMPFHDVFDSPSSNLSFPPAGFRREHELHLEKITTKKPFRLPPPPSSSYSERKPNKKEVNISIWKEFCRGQLAFDDGAVEWKELKNKCRFWIPFQVVLGDFAIFLPCCVIWLLRLIVVTLKICLPSVGLQIVYYHILYNHIKIHLIGNERGVDPVFTGAVYQGPIIYSVRYASCPYCRYKRESRVLLKYFDSLCQERREMAVR; encoded by the coding sequence ATGAGTGCAGGAGCCGCTGTAATGGATGAAGAAGGTTTTCCCATTGTTGCGAACGTAGACTTGTGTGGCTTTTACGCTGGCAGTCCTGGGCATCAAGATCAGGAATCAGGCGAGAGGACGAGCCAACAAGTGGTTGTCTTAAGACGATCTCCTGATGGCAGCCGTAATCAGTCAGACATGAGGGTGTTCAGTCGCAGTCTCAAGACCCAGCTTGATGCCCTGCGGTACTTCTTCACCCGCCGGGAGCTTCATCTCCATTGGAATTTCTTATCTTCGAGTCCCAATCTGCACCTGGACAGTCCTCGGATGCCATTTCATGACGTTTTTGATTCTCCTTCATCAAATCTGTCCTTTCCGCCAGCAGGATTCAGACGTGAGCATGAGCTGCATCTCGAAAAGATAACAACAAAAAAGCCCTTcagacttcctcctcctccttcctcttcttatAGTGAAAGAAAACCAAATAAAAAAGAAGTCAACATAAGCATATGGAAAGAGTTCTGCCGCGGCCAGTTAGCTTTCGACGACGGTGCAGTGGAATGGAAGGAACTGAAAAACAAGTGTAGATTCTGGATTCCTTTTCAGGTTGTCTTGGGAGATTTTGCAATTTTTTTGCCATGCTGTGTGATTTGGTTGCTTAGATTGATAGTAGTAACATTAAAAATATGTCTACCGTCCGTAGGACTGCAAATAGTGTACTATCACATTCTGTACAATCACATAAAAATTCACCTAATTGGAAACGAGAGAGGGGTAGATCCTGTATTTACTGGTGCAGTCTATCAAGGTCCCATAATATACAGCGTCAGGTATGCCAGCTGCCCTTACTGCAGGTACAAAAGGGAATCCAGAGTGTTGCTCAAGTATTTTGATAGCCTATGCCAAGAGAGAAGGGAAATGGCTGTTAGGTAG